The Deinococcus misasensis DSM 22328 genome has a window encoding:
- a CDS encoding transposase produces the protein WVTQELGKQGKKALLLVWDNASWHISKQVIFWIKQYNREAKASGGVRILSGLLPKRSPWLNPIEPKWLHGKRAVIPAQGLLSAKELESRVCAYYACPKLEPLAQPLS, from the coding sequence AGTGGGTCACTCAGGAACTGGGCAAGCAGGGTAAAAAGGCTTTGTTGCTGGTGTGGGACAACGCCAGTTGGCATATCAGCAAACAGGTCATCTTCTGGATCAAGCAGTACAACCGTGAGGCAAAAGCATCAGGTGGAGTGCGGATTTTGAGTGGTTTGCTGCCGAAAAGAAGCCCCTGGCTGAATCCCATCGAACCGAAATGGCTACATGGCAAACGGGCGGTGATACCTGCTCAGGGCTTGCTTTCGGCGAAGGAATTGGAGTCTCGGGTCTGCGCTTATTATGCGTGTCCAAAATTGGAGCCCCTTGCACAACCTCTTTCGTGA
- a CDS encoding aldo/keto reductase, with product MQYRTLGRTGYNVSTLSFGAWAIGGTWGQVDDQESLKALHKALDLGVNFIDTADVYGDGHSERLIARLRKERSEPFYVATKAGRRLEKQTLEGYTRANLESWIGRSLKNLEVDTIDLLQLHCPHPDVYASDEVFSALEDIKKAGMIRHYGISVETVQEALTGIQYEGVQSVQIIFNMFRLKPAEQFFAAAREHQVGILARVPLASGLLTGKMSRQSQFEADDHRNFNRNGEAFDKGETFSGVDYDVALDAVEELKAIQPEGMTLAQFALRWITMFPEVTCAIPGAKNPQQAESNALAADLPELSAETMQKVQEIYDRKIRALVHQSW from the coding sequence ATGCAATACCGCACCCTTGGCAGAACCGGATACAACGTCTCAACCCTCTCTTTTGGCGCGTGGGCCATCGGCGGAACGTGGGGACAAGTGGACGATCAGGAGAGCCTGAAAGCCCTGCACAAAGCCCTCGACCTTGGGGTGAACTTCATTGACACCGCAGATGTGTACGGAGATGGGCACAGCGAACGACTGATTGCCAGACTTCGCAAAGAGCGCTCCGAGCCTTTTTATGTGGCCACCAAAGCAGGCAGACGCCTTGAAAAACAGACTTTGGAAGGCTACACCAGAGCCAATCTGGAAAGCTGGATTGGCCGTTCCCTGAAAAACCTGGAGGTGGACACCATCGACCTGCTGCAACTGCACTGTCCCCATCCAGATGTGTACGCCTCAGACGAGGTGTTTTCGGCTCTGGAAGACATCAAGAAGGCCGGAATGATCCGCCATTACGGAATCTCCGTGGAAACCGTGCAGGAGGCCCTGACCGGCATCCAGTACGAGGGGGTCCAGTCGGTGCAAATCATTTTCAACATGTTCCGCCTGAAACCTGCCGAGCAGTTTTTTGCTGCTGCCAGAGAACATCAGGTGGGCATTCTGGCCCGTGTGCCTCTGGCCAGTGGCCTCCTCACTGGAAAAATGAGCCGTCAATCCCAGTTCGAGGCCGATGACCACCGCAACTTCAACCGCAATGGCGAAGCTTTCGACAAAGGGGAAACCTTCTCTGGCGTGGATTACGACGTGGCTCTGGACGCCGTCGAAGAACTGAAAGCCATCCAACCCGAGGGCATGACCCTTGCCCAGTTTGCCCTGCGCTGGATCACCATGTTCCCAGAAGTGACCTGCGCGATCCCCGGAGCCAAAAACCCCCAGCAGGCCGAAAGCAACGCTCTGGCTGCAGACCTCCCAGAGCTTTCTGCTGAAACCATGCAGAAGGTGCAGGAGATTTACGACCGGAAGATTCGGGCTCTGGTGCATCAGAGCTGGTGA
- a CDS encoding CDP-alcohol phosphatidyltransferase family protein, which yields MDSFYQKSVKPRPRFEFCSKYIFRPLAHLIVLPLSRTRVTPPMLVMFHTFLGLYAVALIPQGQTLWPAFLLQIKTVLDGADGQLARATGQTSETGRYLDTNMDFVVNTALFVAIGAYSGAWVHAFLGWVLLALIGTIDFQWEAAHQRSRGNTFRASPDQTNDNPTILALMKGFYNVVFAPQDRLIKGWNDGRFKRITRNARPDQLKDADLIYHTPRVLDFSMNMGLATQLLMAGFCIAVGQPLWYVYCLYVQGGILLLLQLYREWITVQFLKTS from the coding sequence GTGGACAGCTTTTATCAGAAAAGTGTCAAACCCCGCCCGAGGTTTGAGTTTTGCAGCAAATACATCTTCCGGCCTCTGGCCCACCTGATTGTGTTGCCGCTCTCCCGAACCCGGGTGACCCCGCCCATGCTGGTGATGTTTCACACTTTTCTGGGGCTGTATGCGGTGGCCCTGATTCCGCAAGGCCAGACCCTCTGGCCTGCTTTTTTGCTGCAAATCAAAACGGTTCTGGACGGTGCAGACGGTCAACTCGCCCGAGCCACCGGGCAGACCAGCGAAACCGGGCGTTATCTGGACACCAACATGGATTTTGTGGTGAACACCGCCCTGTTTGTTGCGATTGGGGCTTACTCGGGGGCATGGGTGCATGCGTTTCTGGGCTGGGTGCTTCTGGCCTTGATTGGGACCATTGATTTTCAATGGGAGGCGGCCCACCAGCGTTCCAGAGGCAACACTTTCCGGGCCTCTCCGGACCAGACCAACGACAACCCGACCATTCTGGCCCTGATGAAAGGCTTCTACAACGTGGTTTTTGCCCCTCAGGACCGCCTGATCAAAGGCTGGAACGATGGGCGTTTCAAAAGGATCACCCGGAATGCCCGCCCGGATCAACTCAAGGATGCCGATTTGATTTACCACACCCCGAGGGTGCTGGATTTCAGCATGAACATGGGCCTCGCCACCCAGCTTCTGATGGCTGGGTTTTGCATTGCGGTGGGCCAACCTTTGTGGTACGTGTATTGCCTGTATGTGCAGGGAGGCATTTTGCTGCTTTTGCAACTTTACCGCGAGTGGATCACCGTGCAGTTTCTCAAAACATCCTGA
- a CDS encoding NUDIX domain-containing protein, whose amino-acid sequence MERPLVCVGALVQGPSQKFLIVQTTKWRGLWGVPGGKVEWGEDAVSAVKREFLEEVGLELFDVHFVHVQEAILSPEFFKESHMILMDFVAKTNQSEVVYNEEILQHAWVTLQEARTHPLNSFTLKLLDAAEALQEVAR is encoded by the coding sequence ATGGAGCGACCTTTGGTGTGCGTGGGGGCGTTGGTGCAAGGCCCCAGCCAGAAATTTTTGATTGTTCAGACCACCAAATGGCGTGGCTTGTGGGGCGTTCCCGGTGGCAAAGTGGAGTGGGGAGAAGACGCCGTTTCTGCCGTCAAACGTGAGTTTCTGGAAGAGGTGGGTCTAGAGCTTTTTGACGTGCATTTTGTGCATGTGCAGGAAGCCATCCTCAGCCCAGAGTTCTTCAAAGAAAGCCACATGATCCTGATGGATTTCGTGGCAAAGACCAACCAATCAGAGGTGGTCTACAACGAAGAAATCCTGCAACATGCATGGGTGACTTTGCAAGAAGCCCGCACCCATCCCCTCAACAGCTTCACCCTGAAACTGCTGGACGCAGCAGAAGCCCTGCAAGAGGTGGCAAGGTGA
- the tmpR gene encoding bifunctional dihydropteridine reductase/dihydrofolate reductase TmpR gives MSRGQGALVTGSASGIGRAIALKLAAEGFDVAIHYRSSKEKAEQTARDIRALGVQCVALQADLTKPQEAEKLVQEAHQFLGNLSVLVNNVGNYVFRPLLDNTLEDWHDMLDSNLNSTFYTCRTAVPLMREQKHGRIVNLGYAGAQNVLARPGNTAYAIAKTGVIILSKSLAKTEIKHGITVNVVSPGIIETSVTKPLSEVPAGRDGSLEELVSAVWTFIDGPEYITGQVLEVSGGWNL, from the coding sequence GTGAGCCGCGGTCAAGGTGCTCTCGTGACGGGCAGTGCTTCAGGGATTGGTCGGGCCATTGCCCTGAAACTGGCTGCTGAAGGCTTCGATGTGGCCATCCACTACCGGAGCAGCAAAGAGAAAGCCGAGCAGACCGCCAGAGACATCCGGGCTCTGGGTGTCCAATGCGTGGCCCTGCAAGCAGACCTCACCAAGCCGCAGGAAGCCGAAAAACTGGTCCAAGAAGCCCATCAATTTCTCGGGAACCTGTCTGTGTTGGTGAACAACGTGGGCAATTACGTGTTCAGGCCCCTCCTCGACAACACCCTTGAAGACTGGCATGACATGCTGGACAGCAACCTGAACAGCACCTTCTACACCTGCCGGACTGCCGTTCCCCTCATGCGGGAACAAAAACACGGTCGGATTGTGAACCTCGGGTATGCCGGGGCGCAAAATGTGCTGGCAAGGCCCGGAAACACCGCTTATGCCATTGCGAAAACCGGCGTGATCATCCTCTCCAAAAGCCTCGCCAAAACCGAGATCAAACACGGCATCACCGTGAATGTGGTCAGTCCGGGCATCATCGAAACCAGCGTCACCAAACCCCTCTCAGAAGTCCCTGCCGGACGGGACGGTTCTCTGGAAGAACTGGTGTCGGCGGTATGGACCTTCATTGATGGGCCAGAGTACATCACCGGGCAGGTGCTGGAGGTTTCGGGCGGATGGAACCTCTGA
- a CDS encoding tRNA (cytidine(34)-2'-O)-methyltransferase: MIHVVLFEPENPGNVGNIMRTCAVLGVKLHMIRPFGFRLIDPQYKRAVMDYSQHVEWQEHADWETFRSTVPEGARLFAFTTKTDRVYTHVEYQDGDFLVFGPESRGLPEWIRTSIEPVTIPMPGQGRSLNLSVSVGIAAFEVLRQMNNNWH, encoded by the coding sequence ATGATCCATGTGGTGCTCTTTGAACCGGAAAACCCCGGCAATGTGGGCAACATCATGCGGACCTGCGCGGTGCTCGGGGTGAAACTGCACATGATTCGGCCTTTCGGCTTTCGCCTGATCGATCCGCAGTACAAGCGGGCCGTGATGGATTACAGCCAGCATGTGGAGTGGCAGGAGCACGCAGACTGGGAGACCTTCAGGTCCACCGTTCCAGAGGGGGCAAGGCTGTTTGCTTTCACCACCAAAACGGACCGGGTGTACACCCATGTCGAGTATCAGGATGGGGACTTTCTGGTGTTCGGCCCGGAGTCCAGAGGCTTGCCCGAGTGGATCCGCACCTCCATTGAACCGGTCACCATTCCGATGCCCGGTCAGGGCCGGAGTTTGAACCTGTCGGTCTCGGTGGGGATTGCAGCTTTTGAAGTCTTACGGCAAATGAACAACAACTGGCACTAA
- the ispF gene encoding 2-C-methyl-D-erythritol 2,4-cyclodiphosphate synthase: MSPMHYRIGYGEDAHRLEAGRTLTLGGIVIPESPVGAVAHSDGDAILHAVADALLSGLALGDIGQYFPDTDPEHKGLDSKVILQHTLNLVRQRGYSPVNVALVVTLDKPKLGPLRAEIARSVAQLLNLPESEVGVSFKTSEGLALQHVQTRVTVLLEQKA, from the coding sequence ATGTCTCCCATGCATTACCGCATTGGATACGGAGAAGACGCCCACCGTCTGGAGGCCGGGCGCACCCTGACCCTCGGGGGAATTGTGATTCCAGAGAGTCCTGTGGGGGCCGTGGCCCACAGCGATGGGGACGCCATTTTGCACGCTGTTGCGGATGCCTTGCTCTCAGGTCTGGCCCTTGGAGACATCGGGCAGTACTTTCCAGACACCGACCCTGAGCACAAAGGGCTCGACAGCAAAGTGATTTTGCAGCACACGTTGAATCTGGTGCGCCAGAGGGGATACAGCCCGGTGAATGTTGCTCTGGTGGTCACGTTGGACAAACCCAAACTCGGACCGCTTCGTGCAGAAATTGCCCGTTCGGTGGCCCAACTGCTGAACCTCCCCGAGTCTGAAGTGGGGGTGTCTTTCAAGACCAGCGAAGGTCTGGCCTTGCAGCATGTGCAAACCCGCGTGACCGTGCTGCTGGAGCAAAAAGCATGA
- a CDS encoding DMT family transporter: protein MSMHTVGILLLLLVTAFWGSTFSLVKEATEHMPTSSFIAWRFSIAMLPLLFFLRKTNKKLWRDGLILGAWLGAGYITQAIGLQTISANRAAFITGLNVILVPIGLAVMTGRKISPGVWISVALCALGIGLISWEGGSFAIGDVWTLGCALTYAGYIIYLERTASRHDVMPLTAIQILAVVLIGWGWSGIEGALKTSTVQDFQSYLSIDPKAMAPLIYLGIAATALTTMLQVFGQKFVTAVEAAIIYALEPVTASIFAFFWAGETLGYRGISGGALIVLAMVLSQLPDRKEIVPVQE from the coding sequence ATGTCGATGCACACGGTGGGAATTTTGTTGTTGTTGCTGGTCACGGCTTTCTGGGGGAGCACGTTTTCTCTGGTGAAGGAAGCCACCGAGCACATGCCCACCTCCAGTTTCATCGCGTGGAGGTTCAGCATTGCGATGCTGCCCCTGTTGTTCTTCTTGCGCAAAACCAACAAGAAGCTCTGGCGCGATGGCCTGATTCTGGGGGCCTGGCTTGGAGCGGGATACATCACACAGGCGATTGGATTGCAGACCATTTCTGCGAATCGGGCTGCCTTCATCACCGGACTGAACGTGATTCTGGTGCCCATCGGTCTGGCCGTGATGACCGGTCGCAAGATTTCGCCGGGTGTGTGGATTTCAGTGGCCCTGTGTGCTCTTGGCATTGGTCTGATTTCATGGGAGGGGGGCAGTTTTGCCATCGGGGATGTGTGGACCCTCGGGTGTGCCCTCACTTATGCCGGATACATCATCTATCTGGAACGCACTGCAAGCCGCCACGACGTGATGCCCCTGACCGCCATTCAAATTCTGGCGGTGGTCCTGATTGGCTGGGGTTGGTCTGGCATCGAAGGAGCCCTGAAAACCAGCACAGTGCAGGATTTCCAGAGTTATCTCAGCATCGATCCGAAAGCCATGGCTCCTCTGATCTATCTGGGCATTGCCGCCACCGCACTGACCACCATGCTTCAGGTGTTCGGACAGAAATTTGTGACCGCTGTGGAGGCTGCGATCATTTATGCTCTGGAGCCCGTCACGGCCAGCATTTTTGCTTTCTTCTGGGCCGGAGAAACGCTGGGTTACCGGGGCATCTCTGGAGGGGCTTTGATTGTGCTGGCGATGGTGCTCTCACAGTTGCCGGACCGCAAAGAAATCGTTCCAGTGCAGGAATAG
- a CDS encoding GNAT family N-acetyltransferase — protein MTDSSIELVPYSETSPHLKAGVRVYALTWGYDDKPSLKFFREYTRKEGFLGVVALEHGEVVAIAFGVKSVPGNWWHDKVALHLGEHHAALKDAWVLVEIAVLPSYRGQGIGQHMIDYLTTRQPYSNLLLSTQTTNFGARRLYEKLGWSYLHDGIQFYSDNPTRFVIMHRPRVQKL, from the coding sequence GTGACAGATAGCTCCATCGAACTGGTTCCTTACTCTGAAACCTCCCCTCACCTGAAAGCAGGCGTGCGGGTTTATGCCCTGACCTGGGGCTACGACGACAAACCCTCCCTGAAATTCTTCCGTGAATACACCCGCAAAGAGGGTTTTCTGGGCGTGGTGGCTCTGGAGCATGGCGAAGTGGTCGCCATTGCCTTTGGGGTCAAAAGCGTGCCGGGCAACTGGTGGCACGACAAGGTGGCCCTGCACCTGGGAGAGCACCATGCCGCCCTGAAAGATGCATGGGTGCTGGTGGAAATCGCCGTGCTGCCCAGTTACCGGGGGCAGGGCATCGGGCAGCACATGATCGATTACCTGACCACCCGACAACCCTACTCAAACCTGTTGCTGTCCACCCAGACCACCAACTTCGGGGCCAGACGGCTGTACGAGAAGCTCGGGTGGTCTTACCTGCATGACGGCATCCAGTTCTATTCGGACAACCCGACCCGGTTTGTGATCATGCACCGTCCCAGAGTGCAGAAATTGTAG
- a CDS encoding metallophosphoesterase, giving the protein MKLTRRQFMQRSALAVSGALGLGGYSYARSRTFVVNQHNVPIEGLQSPVKLAHLTDLHYSNLIPLQQIEQWVEATLQQKPDVIVITGDFITAHEEPDNLQDLVDVLGQLKAPLGVYGVWGNHDYALIPERLMEFERMLRDRGIRLLNNAAVQLRPDLQLAGLDDYWRGIPDLNAALQNLKQDIGIVLMSHNPDILPEVPEWVDLTLSGHTHGGQIRLPLLGAIHVPSKYGNRFSQGFVSGPARGFVSRGLGVTALPIRFLCDAELVMLNLQPV; this is encoded by the coding sequence GTGAAACTGACCCGCCGCCAATTCATGCAACGCAGCGCCCTTGCTGTGTCTGGCGCACTCGGGCTCGGGGGGTACAGTTATGCGCGGTCCCGCACGTTCGTGGTGAACCAGCACAATGTGCCCATTGAAGGGTTGCAATCTCCGGTCAAACTGGCCCACCTGACCGACTTGCACTACAGCAACCTGATCCCCCTGCAGCAAATCGAACAGTGGGTGGAGGCCACCCTGCAGCAAAAACCGGATGTGATTGTGATCACCGGAGATTTCATCACCGCCCATGAAGAACCCGACAACCTGCAAGATCTGGTGGATGTGCTGGGTCAACTCAAAGCCCCTCTGGGGGTGTATGGGGTGTGGGGAAACCACGATTACGCCCTGATCCCCGAGCGCCTGATGGAATTTGAACGCATGCTGCGGGACAGGGGCATCCGCCTGCTCAACAATGCTGCTGTGCAACTCCGCCCGGACCTGCAACTGGCTGGACTGGACGATTACTGGCGGGGCATTCCAGACCTGAACGCTGCACTGCAAAACCTCAAACAAGACATCGGCATCGTCCTGATGAGCCACAACCCCGACATCCTGCCAGAGGTCCCTGAATGGGTGGATTTGACCCTCTCTGGTCACACCCATGGCGGCCAAATCAGGTTGCCTTTGCTGGGGGCCATCCATGTGCCCAGCAAGTATGGCAACCGTTTCTCACAGGGTTTTGTCTCTGGGCCAGCCAGAGGTTTTGTGTCCAGAGGTCTGGGTGTGACCGCCCTGCCCATCCGTTTCCTTTGCGATGCCGAACTGGTCATGTTAAATTTGCAACCAGTGTGA